tTAACGTACATAACTTATTATAACAGTTATGTGAGTAGTAGTACCTAATGTTTCAAAAAAGTTAATTAGCAAATGTTAATAAGTAAATTAACGTGATTAATTAAATTTGTTCAATAAGAGACATAAAACATTATGGAAGTACATTTTCTGAATATCTGCAATAACGCTTTATTGAGGGAAGCTTAATCTAAACCGTTCATTATATTGATAAGTTTCCTGCATCATATTGTAAGAAATTCTGTCCTTGAAAATTCTTGGCCTACGAATAATAACATAGTCATCTTTACCAGAACTAGAACTACTACCTTCATCCGTTTCAACACGTTGCTTTTTCAACAAAATGTCGCTTTTCAATATTCTACCTACACTTGTAAAAGTTTTAGGATGGTCtaaacaatgataaaatatcCAACATCTTACAGGTCCAATAATACAGGAAGTTTCTTATTATGAAACACAACTATGATAAAGTCCAGTAGTCTATTATTCACCTGTAATACAGGCAAATGTCTTAAAATTGTTTATGAGACACAAACTTCTAAATTttacctgtaatacaggaacttttcctgtattacaggacttgtaacttttatgaaactgGACCTAGAAAATTAGCTATAGTACCGTAATAAATATGCTGTCATGACAACGGAATTACTTTTCTCCTATTGGTTAGCTTGTGATTGATTCGATATTTTCACAGTTAACTCCTATTGGCagtcataatattcaaattgataCTCTTCTATTGATTGGCTTGTAATTGGTGAATTCAGTTCTCTAGTAAACAATCCTCATCAACTGTCGCTAAACGACGCAATAGTTGCTCTATCATCAGTTAGATTGTGAATGTATTCTTGATCCCACCTGATTATTGGTTAAATTGTATCTtgttgaccgagtgaagtgaggtctaagattcaagtcgacgattttgCATTTCTtttgatgtttatttatgtttatatttatgtagcACATTTACTGCGaaatgcagcaatagattttcatgaaacttacaggtatgttcctttttgaagttcgcgtcgacgtatacatacggttttttgaaattttgcactctaaggataatacaaaaggaaaaggagtttccttcgaacgccaatattaccgtaaaaataagactttatagttattcatcataaatcagctgtctagtggactataatactacccgttcaaaaacatcgaacatcttgaaaatgactgTATCTtaccatcaacgttagtagacagtatTGTGAAATAGctttgtatttccataaggtgaGGCCATGATTCTGGTTTGGATGGAGTTActgatagaaaatattttttttacatttttcttatttaatctgatgattaaaattgtaataaatattattgaaaagagattgatttctaaaatcatgaaaagtgagaaatgaagtttgtaggaaatcagcattatggtagtttattttgtatttcaacacaccgatttctcgccaacacgacaacacagaatgttctctgatgggctgattggattggcgtatcgacggcagccagacctgatataCATCTTGGAATCCTGAtatatatctttccatcaacgttgtagatagtaagttgcagccagacctgataacagcgctcacactcacattccgggacgataggacagaaatctctatgtttatttaggattttttctagacattttaaattgataaattatttattaatttttgagaaaacataacaacaggtcaatgtaacttactgagcgcgaggtctactgttcacagagctactagttacTTGTCTAATTTATTCTCTTTCATTCAATTCTCACAAGTTCCGATGACACAGAAATTTCTAGGTTATCTGGCATTGGTTGGATACTTTCTCACTCAGACATTGACTGTTGTCATGACAACGGAACTCCTACTCACTCATCGcttagcttgtgattggttcaTTTCTCTCATACCCAACTTTCATTGACTGATGCCTTAATGGCAATAAGTTAGTACGCCacttgaaattggaatagagaaaagatagtataagtTAAGCTTTTTATCATTGCTTTTGGATAGCTTTTGATTGGTTAAATTCTCTGTAAATCAACTACCATTAACCATATGATAAAAAGTCGCTAGAATTGCTCAGattttaattggataaatttctGTTTCTCAACCTTCAACAACAAAATCTCTGCTTTCCCATTGGTCAATAGAGAACCAAAGGTGTGTTTGCTCTTCCTTGCTTGCTTGTGATTGGATTGAGGCGTGACCAGGCCTTAAATAGCCAACTGTATTGCAAGAAATTTCAAAGCCGGTGTTTCATTTCTAGGTTTCTCTCTGGATTTTTGATTCTTCAAAAATATAAGTGCTATCCATCTAGTGCTAAGTTAATATCATTAATGCTTCTGaaagttgaatatttatattgtaatgctCATCACAAGttacttttgaaattttaatagcGTATTGGAAGAGCAAGAGTGTGCATAGGCAGAATTTTCTCTTATATGATCTGTATAATTCCAATTCACTCGATTCATATAATGGTTATAATGATACATAAATGATTGGTTATATACTTTAATTTCAATTGTGTATTGAGACCGAGGTGATTAGATGatagatctaataataattacctTGTATTATTGCTGAGAAAAGGtttttaatatcaattttttcaataggtACTGTATTCCATGTTGATGTTGTAGTTGTAAATACTGAAACGTACCACTTATTCATATAATGTTGTGCGATGAAGGTTACAAAAATGAATATctttccaataaaaaataacatgaCAGGAATCAAATTtaacattttcatttattctttttacATGCTTCCAGAACTATCCCATCAGAGCTGTTAGGCCCATAGCTTGATATTTTCTCAATACTTCTTCTTAGAGCTACCATAAccccctcctccacctcctccaccaccaccaccttTTCCACCGTAACTGGATCCTTTGCTGCCTCCCTTTCCAgatcctcctccaccacctccaccTCGTCCTCCGTAACTGTCACCTCCGTAATCTTTCTTTCTGTCATCgtatcctcttcctcctccacctcctcctcttcctcctccgccacctcctctacctcctccaccgcctcctccgcctcctccttGGCAGTCTTCACAGGTGCAGTCGTCATCGCATTGGTCTCTCCTCCTAGTTCCACCTCctgtaaatgaaaattatttctcagattaataaattcaacaatacaacaatactgTTTTTTATGAATAACTATGTTCATCCATGCTGTGCAAAGCACCGCAACCTCGAATCTACTGTCATCTTAAGCTAGTTTCACACATACCTTCCCTAGCAAAGAACTCAAATCTGATGAAATCTATTTGTGTTGAGGTGAAGTTTggtcacagaataggtacagcaTGGAAACTTGTAttcaaacgcctatccaaccaatgctttttacatgacgcaaatactagacacgtcacgtgaccttgggaagttccaatcctggtcttctgattggctcatGGCAGTGAACGACaccaattgatccggatcatccaagtgatccgaacctacaatcaatactattacaatgcggcgcttcctaacaagatggcggatttttgcgtcagGGCACTAGCCAAgattccatactgtatgtatactgtggttcGGTGCTGTGCGGTACcaaattaccgtttcacacttcgatcgaaaacgaaccgaaccgagcAGAGCCGTatgtgtgtgaaactagccttattAAGGTGTTTGTCTGGTTCTATCGTTCAAGTGTGACACCATTCATTCACCATTAATTCCCACTTACCTTCCATTCGATACGTCGAGAAATTTTGGATCCAATAAATAACGGTTTTTCTTCAACTAAAAACTTCAATGTGGGGCTCGTGGAGCAACGCTCATCTCTATCCAGAAGGAAGCTGCATGAGTATATACAATTCTAGGcccaataatataacaattacAATGCTTGTCAAAAGTCTAGTTATAAACTATCAATGACTTATCAATGTAATTTAGATTAAAATTATGTGAAAAAACTAagtaatttcaatcaatttatctgTAAATATACATTGAAATTATCACGTCGCGGCTCTTACGACATTTGACTACAAGCTTTTTCAAACTCTGTTTTAGAATGAATGAAAGCATTTTGATTTAAAGCTGGAGTGcgctaaaaatataaaatgcagTTATTAAAAAGATAACCCattcaaatcaattaataaaaatgttatacttACCACTCCTCTTTGTACTAGTTCTCTTGGTCCCGTAGTTATCGTCATCATCGTCATCCTCACAATAATCGTCATCtcgtcctcttcctcctccttttccaccATTTCCTCCTCTGCCACTTCCGGATCTTTcgtatcctcctcctccacctccacctccaccCGAACCTCCATAGTTATTACTTGACCTCGCTGTTGAGAaattcctccaaattttatcaGAGATGTTAGATAAGAAATCGAATACAgaatattgacaatgacaaaTTGATTGTGAACGAGGAACAAAAGCATATGGATAATATTCTTTGTTGATGACTGTTTTGAAAGgttttaaaacaaaattaaaatgtaTTCACACTTCTAGTTTCATTCTCCCCTAGTATTCATGATCAAGCCTTAAATAGtatgaaattagaaaaaaactTCATCATAACATGATCACCATGGAATTCTTTAGGAGGAATAGCCTGAGTCtcattgataatgttatattcaacaaaaaatatttttttaagatAAGTGTATTTTAGCGTCTTTGATTCAATACTTGACAATTAAATTTGCAGAGATTACTTTTATTatctgaatataattattattaatccatatTTGTAGTGTTAATTACTCATTGTTGAGAATAGAAGTCTCTTCACTCTCTTACGGGGATGGAAAGAATGAATAACTACTGGTTGATAATTCTTGAAGATTATTGTAGCCTAATAATCTAAATCCAAACAAAAAGTCATTCTGtatgaatttatttccatttgtgaaaaatatctcCTCCTTTGGTTTCTTGGGATGTACTAAAATACAAAACGGACTAGAACTTGTGGATTTTTACATGAATTTGTTCACAAATCATGGAAATATGTTTACACAGTAATCAATTATGTAATCTGTAATAACTCACATTTCTTTCCCGTTGTGCGTGTTTCTCTGAATTTGATTTCCGAATTTATTGGAATCTGTGAATCTACAGGATTCAATGCTGCAGTTAATAGTTGCATATAGTCGGGTGTCTCCTCTTGAGTCTTGGCAACTAAAAGTGGTGACTCTTCTTGAGTTTTTGTGATAGAAAGTGGTAGATTCCCTCCATTTAGTTGTGGAAGTTGAACTTGAACATTTCCAACTGCGGGCTGACTTGATGCTAGGCTctgaaaataatcataaatgtgattttccatcaataatttgaatttatttttgagatttCTTCAGCTGGCTGGGAAAGTTTCTATGCTTACAGTAATCTGCATTATTTGCCGATACAATTTCAACAGTTGAAATTGCATCAATTTTTCACCTGATGAAGGATCGTAGACCTGGaaataaatgtaaaatacaTATCTTCATCACTATTATATGAATTAGTCTTCATGGAGTGGAGCACAATGCTATCaagaagtaggcctacttcaattaatctatcaattgGATTCCAATGTCATTGTTTCCCTTGAATATAGACCCTCAAGGAAACAGATATCTATCATCAGTTTCATCAGGGGCACCCTCCCCTCTCAAGCTCAAGTTCAACACCCCTTGAAATCCAAGATTTCTGTACTAGCCCCCCAATAAAAATAAGccaccaaaatatgttttttaacCCCTTCCCCCAAAGACATTTCAATGACGCAGTTTCCTTCTTCGCCATAATGGAGTTGTCTGTGGGCCCcaatgattttattaataaatttgagCAAGGAAAGATTGTGAAATCATCACAATTCAATGAGTACAATAACTTGTATTGAAATGTACAACAGTGATTGATCTCCAGAACCATGATGTCCTTAAGAATACTGCTGGCAATTGTCTGATCAAGCCGTAAATGTGTAATTGTATATATActgtattcaaatcaaaagaaTGTAAAAagttttagtacccttttattgaaaactttaaaatatctTAATGACTAGTTTcaaccataggtcattttcaagtttaggTTGAAACtagtcattaaaatatttttaaatttttaataaaagggtactaaaagtttttatattctttTGATTTGTTTTAAGTAGTCCATATAAACGAAGTGATTTTATACTAATACATgtattcaatattgtattgtgcTAACATGAATAAtaaagcattattattattattagcgtatggctatgaatggtggggagacccaagggtagttccacctcgccgtatatagtccaaagttcccaaatgggaaaccggacactaaggttatagtgagcacaatactttaaattcacacttttcacttcgaaaTAAAGCatctattccattttat
The genomic region above belongs to Nilaparvata lugens isolate BPH chromosome 5, ASM1435652v1, whole genome shotgun sequence and contains:
- the LOC111054157 gene encoding glycine-rich cell wall structural protein 1.0: MRVIMKLAGFMALVALASLASSQPAVGNVQVQLPQLNGGNLPLSITKTQEESPLLVAKTQEETPDYMQLLTAALNPVDSQIPINSEIKFRETRTTGKKSRSSNNYGGSGGGGGGGGGYERSGSGRGGNGGKGGGRGRDDDYCEDDDDDDNYGTKRTSTKRSGGGTRRRDQCDDDCTCEDCQGGGGGGGGGGRGGGGGGRGGGGGGRGYDDRKKDYGGDSYGGRGGGGGGGSGKGGSKGSSYGGKGGGGGGGGGGGYGSSKKKY